CCCTACAGCTTATCTCGCCAGAGAGATGCAGTACGGTCTGCTGAGAATCGCCCTTGAATGTGACCGACAGAAGCAGTGCTCCACCGCTTCTTCTTGCTCTCTCTTTAACGTGCCTGTTTGGTCCATGTACTGCAACGGAAGGAAGGTGGGGTTCGCCATTAGAAGGCAGACGACTGTGAGTGACATGGCGGTGCTTAAGCTTATGCAGTCTGTTTCCGTTGGTGCAGGCGTTTTGCCTGTTTCTCCGAAGTCTGAGGAAGAAGGAGACCTCATGTATCTACGTGCAAGCTTTGAACGGGTAATTGGGTCAGCCGATTCTGAGTCGTTTCACATGATTAACCCAGTTGGGAGCTCTGGACAAGAACTCAGTATTTTTCTATTAAGAACATAatactctcttcttcttctacttcacTCATCTTGTGTAAtacattttcatttcttcttcgTCATTTTGTCCCGTCCACCCTGTACTGTACTAGCTAgaatgtataattaattatatataatctctAATTTTAGCTCTTTGTATCCACTACTGTCTATATGCAAACCACCTTCTTCTTCTGTTTATGCGActaattgaatacttaattaaTAAGGTATATAGCCAGCCATGAAAATTATGTTAATGATAGGAAATCTTGTACAAGAGATGACCTTTATTTTGTTCCACGACAAGATAAAGTAAAACAACAAAGTGTAGGACAGTGTTTGGTTAATAAGCATAACTAGCCATGGTAGAATCAAACTAAGTTAAATCTGAACAAGAGTTAGTTTAAACTCATGTAATGaattataatactaaaaaatatgataaattattaaaaaaataatttaattattgaaaaaaaagaaaaattttaataaagaaacaCAAACAAAACCTCACctacaaatcaaatataaattaactgGATTCAAATTTATCCATAGTTAGTGATTGAACAAAAAACAATGAAACTACTTT
This is a stretch of genomic DNA from Mangifera indica cultivar Alphonso chromosome 11, CATAS_Mindica_2.1, whole genome shotgun sequence. It encodes these proteins:
- the LOC123229194 gene encoding protein MIZU-KUSSEI 1-like, translating into MRMMIDLGSQRGPLQIIETATSVECGREVRFRRSFRSLVECMVPCCGFQQTDSFSSDTDSIATHASTITGTFFGYRKGRVSFCLQDDTRSSPLLLLEFAVPTAYLAREMQYGLLRIALECDRQKQCSTASSCSLFNVPVWSMYCNGRKVGFAIRRQTTVSDMAVLKLMQSVSVGAGVLPVSPKSEEEGDLMYLRASFERVIGSADSESFHMINPVGSSGQELSIFLLRT